A window from Chloroflexota bacterium encodes these proteins:
- a CDS encoding acyltransferase — MDQIKMRWAIFWMHRSGQKGWRRLAMRLAAWGQPPYKARRRLARWGQVGFISPDAQIDCPGLRLSQGCFIDDDVTIFQHPDGGAVDLGERVHIYRGCIVETGPGGSLTVGSDTHIQARCQFTAFAGPVEIGARVQIAPNCCFYPYDHSFILDEDIASQPLQSKGGIVIGDGAWLGAGVTVLDGVTIGKGAVIGAGAVVTRNIPDNGIAVGVPAKVVGERR; from the coding sequence TTGGATCAAATCAAAATGCGCTGGGCCATCTTCTGGATGCATCGCAGCGGGCAAAAAGGTTGGCGCAGGCTTGCCATGCGCCTGGCAGCCTGGGGACAGCCTCCCTATAAGGCTCGACGACGTCTGGCCCGCTGGGGGCAGGTTGGGTTCATCTCGCCAGACGCCCAGATCGATTGCCCTGGACTTCGACTCTCCCAGGGGTGTTTTATCGACGACGATGTGACCATCTTTCAACACCCGGATGGTGGTGCCGTCGACCTTGGCGAAAGGGTCCATATCTACCGTGGTTGCATCGTCGAAACAGGTCCGGGGGGAAGCTTGACCGTGGGGTCGGATACCCACATCCAGGCTCGCTGCCAGTTTACAGCGTTTGCCGGCCCCGTCGAGATAGGGGCCCGGGTTCAGATCGCGCCCAACTGCTGCTTCTATCCCTACGATCACAGCTTTATTTTAGATGAAGACATCGCGAGCCAGCCCCTGCAGAGCAAAGGGGGCATTGTCATTGGCGACGGTGCCTGGCTTGGGGCGGGAGTGACGGTTCTGGATGGCGTGACCATCGGCAAGGGGGCGGTCATCGGCGCTGGCGCGGTTGTGACGCGCAACATTCCCGACAATGGCATTGCTGTGGGTGTGCCTGCCAAGGTGGTGGGGGAACGGAGGTAA